In Lactuca sativa cultivar Salinas chromosome 5, Lsat_Salinas_v11, whole genome shotgun sequence, the DNA window TATCCCTCCTTACATGTTCTTTGtttaccttttatttttattttcccgGTTATCCTATCTCACATCGCCAAACACATGTAAATTTAGCCAATTTCGTCTATTATATTAACATGTTATCTTCATGCTTCATTTGATATCTACTTTTATTCCCACGTCGATTTAAGTATCAAAAGATActtcaacttcatgtttatataacaTGACTTTAGGTTATGTAAGGATTCGATTAAGGTTTAGgtttaaaaccgaaaccgaagTACCTCGAAAAAAAAATTAGGTCATCCGAAATTTTTTTGGGATACCCCTTTACTTTGAACCTGGCTCCGCCACTGATAGAGGTAAATTTGTCTTTTTCAGACACTTAACGTCACTTTTCTAACAGAGTCCATCGTAACCAacaatgaaaaaaaatcaaactaaGTGGATCATCCATATAAAAATTGTCAGAAGGGTTATTCATGGCACTTTTTGTGAgaccatttatataattttatgtaATTATTATTAACAACCGGCTAAACAATTAGTGATATAAAAAATTATATGcaaaactataaaaataattTATGTGGTTTACTAAGAGCCACAAACTgtctgttaattttttttttttgacaaacttAGTCTCTATGGTTTCCAAAACTTGTATGAATGATTTTTCTTGTTGACATCGTTATTGTTCATCTGTTAGTATGAGGGCATTTTGGTTTTTTCAAGCAGCAAGGACTTGGTTTGTAACTATggataaaccatagggaccatttatgaaaaaaaaaattatattttatgttaTGAGTTTGTGCCTCTTCCAtccatttattttttaaaatatcactttGAAATTTAAAAAAGGTTATCTTCACCCGTCTATTTTCTAAATTTTTGTGTTTATCCCCGTATTATATAcaatttgatttttattaataaCTTCTGTTCGTTaacctaaaaaaattatttttatgtgtttatttttatatatttgtcgGTATAATTTAAGTTGATCAATGTGTCgactttaatttaaaattttctttcgttaatttaaaaaaaagttacatggtttttttgtagtttttttatatgtttttttgttgAACTTTATGTACGTTTCTTACGTATGAAACGAATCATATATAATAGCTTTCAtttgttaatttttaaaaaaaaaattacatcaaAACATAGACAAACTCGAATATAATACATTTTTTAAGCTAACGAACAAATATTATTATATGTGACCTGAATGATACGTGGAATGTACATAAAACTAAGCacaataatgttaaataaataaataaataaaacatcgaAACTTAGACAAACTCAAATACAATacgttttttaaaataaacaaacaaaagttATTATATGTGATACATCTCATACGTTGGAAAAGCACATAAAGTTAAACACAAAAACAGGAAGAAAAAAAACTATGTCGAAACGTAGACAAACTCGAATTTTAACTGTCAAGTTTATAAAAAACCATGTAATCTTTTTTGAAAAAAGTTAATGAAAGAAAGTTCTAAATTAAAATCGAAATGTTGACCATCTTGAATTATACggacaaatatataaaaataaacacgtAAAAATATTTCTTTTAGGTTAACAAACAGAAgttataaataaaaatcaaattatatataatacaaaGTTAAATGAAAATTTAGAAAATAGAGAGGTGAAAGTAATATTTTTTAAAGTTCAAAGTGAAGGGTTCAAAAGTGATATTAAAAACTAAAGGGGTGGAAAAGTCACAAATTCATAagcataaaatatttaaaaaaaatacataaatggtTCTTATGGTTTACCAATAACCACAAACTCACTCCCTATTATTTGAAAAGACCAAAATATTCTCACACTAACAAATAAACAGTAACTGCGTCAGCAAAAAGAGTCATTCACGCAAGTTTTGAAAACCACAAGGAGCATCTTCATCAAAAAAATTTAACAAGGATTTTGTTTGTAACCTTTGATAAACCACAAGGactatttttgtagttttgtcaaAATTACATACTCCTTTCGTCTCATATTAATAGttcactaggtgtgagactcgaGTATtatacgggtttattaaaaataaaagtttgatatcatgtataaatattaaatattaaaaaaatactttTACATAAATGTGAACGATAAAATGAATATGTAATTAATTCAATCTATCTGACCTATATTATACAGCATATCGAAtttttcttgaaatttaagaTGTACATGCTTGATAACTTAATGTATAAATATGTTTTGCACAAATCAATCATCTTTTCATGAACAAAAACTAATTATAGTAAAAATAATCAATGAAAATATTTAAAGAATGAACATCAATtaaattttgtttcttttttaatgTAAGCATGATGTTTGTCCAAAGGTTGGACATGAAATTTCTCTAACATATCAGTTAGAAAATTTGTAGCCATTGAAGTAGTAAAATaacattttctaaaaaaaaaacattcgtcCAAAAAGTAATAATTGTCGTCGCCGCTTTGGTCGGGTGCACACCTAGtactaataaaaaaaactattagcATATTTTAAATTAACTTTCGAAATAAATACAAACGAAATAATGAATAAGTAGTTATTGAATCTAtactcataaaaaaaattattgacaTAATGTAAATAGTTGTTATGAatcaaaaatttcaaatatttCTTTGAAGATGGTGTTCTTTttcataattatttataaaatttgaataaataataaatttgttAGAATTCAAATTAAAAGTCCAAAAAAATTAAATGTATGTTTTGAATTCAAATATATCATCAAATACACGACATTAATTGTGTCATTAGAACATCCATTTGAATTCAAATATATTTGTAAattaataaacatttaaatagaatgaatactttacatatataatagTAGACTCATTAATTAGTGGTCTTgattattgattaattatatatacttataaaactagcatttttccttgaacctcatgcatttgaaacctccgtaaaaatttgcaaacacctcatgcatttgaaacctcctattttaatgaatatcactcaaaagtctcttaataatgattaataattcaaaggttttataacttatataatatatttaataaacaattaatggatactctactataaaaaggtcaatctttttTAGTAGACatacaaatacaaatcacatacaaaattcacaaagaaaacaagtttaaagttttttttgttggtttgagggatttgaacaatttttcgagccctgttattatgttgaagtttttaatttgtaagtttgttatatactaattatttttttgtattttcttgatttaagtattcttttaagaatattattgtatgttgtggttgaaattttcatgtaaattagattagattcatatGTTACGGAAggtgatatatataatatttaattaactattgtatacatgtttgtttgtttattttgattcaaaacaataattaattaaaaaacatggatatgtcatattttATCCATGTAAGCATTTTTTAAAAtgtaaattgtctatcttatcactttataattttagtatatgtttaacattataattataataatgagtgttttttaaaagtttctttcacttattaataagaacaagtggttttaaaattaataagcaataattataaataataaaatcaaattacatagatatgtcatattatctatGCAGGtctcttttgaaatataaattgtctatcttatgactttattatttagtgtatgtttcacattttaataataatattaagtgtttcttaaaaatcttctttaacttattaataataagtggtttaaaattaatgaataacaattttaaatgataataacatcaaattttaaattacatttagctataaataaattgtattataaatgaacatcattattgaaattagaaaataatcgcataagtaaaaatatatttaatcaataataataattgtttaaaataatactaaataaataattatatttaattctattaatgaggaatgtgggttgatatcaatgaatattatttttcaaaataatagagattatatatatatatatatatatatatatatatatatatatatatatatatatatattaatataaaaatattatctcaaagttaatgtcaataacataaacattttaaacatatatttttcaatattttaacaatatatttttaatcttcGTTGCGCAACGCGCAGGAATTCATCTAGTAAAAATAATAAAGATACCACATAATGACATGTGAATTTAAATAATTGTAAAATCTCATATAATGATATGTGACAAAAGCATTGAGAAagtgacaagtgacaaaaaaaaaaaaaaaaaaaaaacccttcatttattagagatgaTGTTTTCTTTTTGggttgtcccaaaataataatctacttctaaaaataattatgtCTTTTACTATAATACCCGTCATTATTAGTTAAATTACCATGAAATTAAATACAACTACCATGAAATTAAATAcaacaaaagggtaaaattgtcatttcatttaataaaattaatgataattaattttcctTAATCTGTGTtgtttttgtctgtggacaattaTTTTAGAACGAAAGGAGTATAATTTAAACCAAGTGGATCATCCATATAAAAAATTGTCAGAATAATTattcataaaaaattattaacaACAAAATGTTTGCTTGTTAATTGTTATAAATACTTTTTGGAGTATTAAAGATACCCCAGGCCCAATTCATGGGATTCAAAAACCTTCCCTGAAAATCTGAAATGACAATTCATAATAGGGTCCCGTGTGTAACATCTATGGTATCCCTTTACAAGTTTTTTTTAGTAAGGATGGTTTTAGTCTTattggcaaaaaaaaaaacttggaacCCCAATGAAAGTTGATTCGTATACAAGTTGTATGTGTGATTATGGACGTTTGCTTATTGAAATGTCGGTAAAAGAGAATTGGAAACAAGAAACAAAAATCAAAGCCATCACCACCATCCTACTCTTGGGAAAGCCAAAGAGATGTGACCAATGCATGCGGTCCCTCCTACTATTCCAAACCCGATTAAGACCTTAGTGTTGGTAACGGAACAACTAGTTTCTTTTTCTTAAttaggtggtgtttgttttttataaaaaatttcttCAAAACATTTATTGTTCTGCGGCACATCACTTTTTGTCCTGCAGCAGTTTGTTTTTCGGAAGTTTTCAGAGCTGAAAACCTCTACCCGTGTGCTGATTGGGGAAACACTTGATTTAtatgtattatttattttatcttcCTAGTCTTGATTTATCTCCCTTAACTTTAGTTTTGTTTTCCTCACTCTCATCACTTTTActactttttttgtttttatcGTACTTCCTGAGGGATGGTCCTCtttactgaaaaaaaaaaaaaaaaaaaaaattctaacatAAATCTATTTTGTAATAAGGGGTCAAGTTATAGTGGTTTTTTTActtcaataataaaaaaaaaaaacagtccgTTTAGGTATTAACCAATCTTTTCAAAATAATGGACAATTCAGGAAGTTATTGCTATGCATCCACTTAAGTCACGTTTTATAGATATAagcaaaaaaaaatgtatatatagaGAAAGATAGAGGAGATGTACCAAAATTATGGATCTATAAGTGTTGGTGTACTTATGCCATCAGAGCTTTAAGAATACTTCATCATTATTAGTAAAAATGTAGAATAAGAACAGATAGAGGTAGAACATAGGATGAACTAGATAATTAGACAAGTAATTTATCGTCCataaaaacatattaaaaaaaaaaaagaataaacaaaagaaaaacgGGCTTATTCTACTACACTCCAAGCAAAACTTTTGAAATATTTCTCTCAATTGAAATCCTTCAATCTTCTTTTTAACACGTCCATTGACTTCATACGATTACTCTGTTTAGCACCTCTCTTAGAAAGGCTCCCAAACAAACCATCAGGTGAATCTTTATACTTCTCACAAATAATCGCCAGTTTCTTGTAATCCAATGAGTTGTAATTCCTCATTCGTATCACTGGATTCATAAAGTTCTCAGGTTGACTACTCAACAAAAGATTTATCAATTGTCTCATTTCCAACAAACACCCTCTAAAACTACCTTCTTTATAAATCTCACTTAATCCAGTACTATGAAACCTCTCATCTGCAAACTCCTCCAAAGTTTTAAAATCATTATTAATCCCCATCACACAATTCGCAGTGAACCTCTTTAAAGAATCACTAAGAAGCGTGTTCACAAAACAATTGTTAATATGCTCAAGGGCCCCACTCCCAATTTTATACATAACATCCAAAGGTAAAACCTGCTGAGCTGTCGACAAAAGCGTATCAAGATACATAACAACCTCATTCATATACTCGCTTTTATGTTGCGCCACGTCATCGATAATCCAATTAACTTTCTCCATAAGCGACAAATACTCGGTCAACTTATGGTTGACCAAGTTCACAAGAGCAACATAAGATTTCTCCCTTgtatttttcaaaacattttttgcATTTAAAGTAGTTTGAGGCCTTGCAATCATTCGAGTAGGAACCCCACATTGTTTAGCTGCAGTTTGAAGAAAATAATCACATGCTCTTTCAAGAAACGATATATTAGCAGCAATCTGCATAGCTTGAGAAACTCCAGTGTTACTACTTTTAATGGTGGAAAGTATGAcatcattcaacacatcaatcAACAACTTGTCAAGATACTTTCTTGCAAAGTCAAAGAAATTGGTTTGACCACCATACGACAAGTAATTAACCGAATCTTTTATAAAAGATCTGATTATTCGACAACAATCAGGGACCATAGATGAAAAAGGCGCCACATAAGGAAACCCTGGCATTATCTCAGATGTCTGAAGATGAAAACAAAGAACATTAGTTGAATATTCAGACTCCTTCAAAACCATTTGTTTACAATCATCATCATTAACTGCATCTTTGATCTGTTGTCGACATTCCACCAAAAGAAGTTCGTGATATTTATCACGTGAATTAGTCGAAGCATCGAGAATATACCCGACATCATAACCATATTGTCTGAGAGTTGCACCAAGAAGGGTAACATAGTCTTTTACCAAAAGAAGATGACTTGCAGTGTCCATATGAGAAAACTGATACTCCAAATTTTCAGTCACTTTCGATACAGCTGTTTCCCACATTGCTTGAACTTGACTAGGTGATAACAAATCGCCAGCTGTCCTAAGAACACGATCCTCAACGATGAAATAGCCTGCGATTTGTGCTAAATAAGTTTGGTGGGATGAAAGAAAGTGTTGTACAGATGAGACTTGAAGATCTGAATTGAGTTGCAACATTCGGTTTTTGAAATAGTATTCACGAAACTGATCACGGATTCCAAGACACACATGGATGTAATACGCGCGATATAAAGGCATAAGATTGATCTTCAAAACAGAATTATCATCAATTTCTTCAACATCTAATGAATAAGTGAAATCTCCAAGACCTAAACAGCTTTCTTCTTCTGCTTTCTTTTGTCTTGCAAGCATGTCTTCGTTTCTTTGACGTGAAGAAGAAGCAAATCCAATTGCTTTTTGACCGATTTCTTTAGAGGTCCCACGAATATGAACAAGCCATTCGTTGATTTCGCCACATACTTTTTTCTCAATGTGGTTTTTGATAACTGGGACTCGTTTTTCCACTAGGTTTTTGAGCGTTTTAACAGGGATTACCTTCATGTAATTTTCCTCTATCTGATGAATGGCTTTCAGAGCAGGG includes these proteins:
- the LOC111891716 gene encoding exocyst complex component SEC15A — protein: MNAKKSRNVTENGETVEDSILMTLIGNGEDLAPMVRHSFEMGKPETLVLQLKHVVKKKEVEIEELCKLHYEEFIVAVDELRGVLVDAEELKSELASDNFRLQEIGSALLLRLEDLLESYSIKKNVTEAVKMSRMCVEVLDLCIKCNKYVADGQFYPALKAIHQIEENYMKVIPVKTLKNLVEKRVPVIKNHIEKKVCGEINEWLVHIRGTSKEIGQKAIGFASSSRQRNEDMLARQKKAEEESCLGLGDFTYSLDVEEIDDNSVLKINLMPLYRAYYIHVCLGIRDQFREYYFKNRMLQLNSDLQVSSVQHFLSSHQTYLAQIAGYFIVEDRVLRTAGDLLSPSQVQAMWETAVSKVTENLEYQFSHMDTASHLLLVKDYVTLLGATLRQYGYDVGYILDASTNSRDKYHELLLVECRQQIKDAVNDDDCKQMVLKESEYSTNVLCFHLQTSEIMPGFPYVAPFSSMVPDCCRIIRSFIKDSVNYLSYGGQTNFFDFARKYLDKLLIDVLNDVILSTIKSSNTGVSQAMQIAANISFLERACDYFLQTAAKQCGVPTRMIARPQTTLNAKNVLKNTREKSYVALVNLVNHKLTEYLSLMEKVNWIIDDVAQHKSEYMNEVVMYLDTLLSTAQQVLPLDVMYKIGSGALEHINNCFVNTLLSDSLKRFTANCVMGINNDFKTLEEFADERFHSTGLSEIYKEGSFRGCLLEMRQLINLLLSSQPENFMNPVIRMRNYNSLDYKKLAIICEKYKDSPDGLFGSLSKRGAKQSNRMKSMDVLKRRLKDFN